From Mytilus edulis chromosome 8, xbMytEdul2.2, whole genome shotgun sequence, one genomic window encodes:
- the LOC139485000 gene encoding CAP-Gly domain-containing linker protein 1-like isoform X5, which yields MQHTDIFNTAYTCDQNMANYKSKVQQLQLNVAQLLSKKKSLNSKVVSQEFEAFQEAVDKIQNDEGSALEVKQTLVGLEKALKKEGLFKNVKGLFVGMKKEFLSSPSAKPQPLLDLDALDDDEKKENRSRAPTAVTHRSETKPPARYAATVHIEDVKSVNRAVGKLFVHLKPQKGSESKDVTMLSIQGRSSTVVKMKDFDDSNFSDVIKRLKQFEKELNRQRAAQHTEIMRLSDENQLLRKHMTDLRKDHDRIKGTQPISSRAKGKQVEIMEKKFRSQKKGMEGKISEIESELQVSLEKTLKEKDVLEQMIMDGVTRLKTAIISLHKKLCGGEGDDREMTTITEKDEDSGDESSGSPGAMSVDELMKNISSIEDEAQTLQDRNDRLQLIIKEKESEIHQLRTAVTDISNEIGKMHGTVTQLDGSAHIKHGRGSIGSISVSGLDTKEKELAIAKLQQVNASIQQYKRLLLEGSKPNLKQKDEMQPLTLQINKMYNEFKKDVEGLDSEKSGLSMDTLLDEPTQRDEVNVMVKKLTKIQKAYKILKEKESEK from the exons atgGCAAATTATAAATCCAAAGTACAACAGTTACAGTTAAATGTAGCTCAGCTTCTCTCCAAAAAGAAGTCGTTAAATTCCAAAGTTGTTTCACAAGAGTTTGAAGCATTTCAAGAGGCGGTTGATAAG ATTCAGAATGATGAAGGGTCTGCCCTTGAAGTCAAACAAACACTTGTAGGATTGGAAAAAGCTTTAAAGAAAGAGGGTTTGTTCAAAAATGTTAAAGGACTTTTTGTTGGAATGAAGAAAGAATTTCTCTCT TCTCCATCGGCGAAACCACAACCTCTTCTAGACCTCGATGCACTTGATGATGAcgagaaaaaagaaaatagaagccGTGCTCCGACAGCAGTAACTCACCGATCAGAGACGAAGCCTCCTGC acGATATGCAGCAACTGTACATATTGAAGATGTTAAAAGTGTAAACAGAGCTGTAGGAAAACTATTTGTTCATCTTAAGCCCCAAAAAGGCAGCGAGTCTAAGGACGTCACCATGTTGTCAATTCAAGGACGTTCAAGCACAGTCGTTAAAATGAAAGACTTTGATGATTCAAATTTTTCAGACGTCATTAAACGGCTAAAGCAGTTTGAAAAGGAACTGAACAGACAGAGAGCAGCTCAACACACCGAAATTATGAG GCTGTCAGACGAAAACCAGCTACTACGGAAGCACATGACAGACTTGCGGAAAGATCATGACAG AATTAAAGGTACACAGCCAATTTCATCGAGAGCCAAAGGTAAACAAGTCGAGATAATGGAAAAAAAATTTAGAAGTCAGAAAAAAGGAATGGAGGGCAAAATATCAGAAATAGAAAGTGAACTGCAAGTCAGTCTCGAAAA aACATTGAAAGAAAAAGACGTTCTTGAACAAATGATAATGGATGGAGTAACCCGACTGAAAACGGCTATAATTAGTTTACACAAAAAACTATGTGGTGGAGAAGGTGATGACAGAGAAATGACGACTATTACAGAAAAAGACGAAGACAGTGGCGACGAATCATCAGGCTCCCCAGGTGCGATGAGTGTTGACGAACTCATGAAGAATATTTCAAGTATAGAGGATGAGGCACAGACTTTGCAGGATCGTAATGATAGACTTCAATT GATAATCAAGGAAAAGGAATCAGAAATTCATCAATTACGAACAGCTGTAACAGATATTTCCAACGAAATTGGGAAAATGCACGGCACAGTTACACAACTCGATGGATCAGCTCACATTAAACATGGCAGAGGTTCAATTGGATCCATTTCAGTTAGCGGACTTGATACAAAGGAGAAAGAATTGGCAATAGCTAAATTACAACAAGTCAACGCCAGTATTCAACAATATAAAAg GTTATTACTAGAAGGATCAAAACCAAATCTTAAACAAAAGGATGAAATGCAACCACTTACGTTACAGATAAACAAAATGTACAATGAGTTTAAAAAAGATGTTGAAGGATTGGATTCAGAAAAGAGTGGCCTAAGTATGGACACTTTACTTGACGAACCTACTCAAAGGGATGAAGTGAACGTTATGGtgaaaaaactcacaaaaattcaaaaagcttataaaattttaaaggaaaaggAATCAGAAAAATGA
- the LOC139485000 gene encoding uncharacterized protein isoform X3: MERLDEKTIISKNSLRFGLFHYDKEMANYKSKVQQLQLNVAQLLSKKKSLNSKVVSQEFEAFQEAVDKIQNDEGSALEVKQTLVGLEKALKKEGLFKNVKGLFVGMKKEFLSSPSAKPQPLLDLDALDDDEKKENRSRAPTAVTHRSETKPPARYAATVHIEDVKSVNRAVGKLFVHLKPQKGSESKDVTMLSIQGRSSTVVKMKDFDDSNFSDVIKRLKQFEKELNRQRAAQHTEIMRLSDENQLLRKHMTDLRKDHDRIKGTQPISSRAKGKQVEIMEKKFRSQKKGMEGKISEIESELQVSLEKTLKEKDVLEQMIMDGVTRLKTAIISLHKKLCGGEGDDREMTTITEKDEDSGDESSGSPGAMSVDELMKNISSIEDEAQTLQDRNDRLQLIIKEKESEIHQLRTAVTDISNEIGKMHGTVTQLDGSAHIKHGRGSIGSISVSGLDTKEKELAIAKLQQVNASIQQYKRLLLEGSKPNLKQKDEMQPLTLQINKMYNEFKKDVEGLDSEKSGLSMDTLLDEPTQRDEVNVMVKKLTKIQKAYKILKEKESEK, translated from the exons atgGCAAATTATAAATCCAAAGTACAACAGTTACAGTTAAATGTAGCTCAGCTTCTCTCCAAAAAGAAGTCGTTAAATTCCAAAGTTGTTTCACAAGAGTTTGAAGCATTTCAAGAGGCGGTTGATAAG ATTCAGAATGATGAAGGGTCTGCCCTTGAAGTCAAACAAACACTTGTAGGATTGGAAAAAGCTTTAAAGAAAGAGGGTTTGTTCAAAAATGTTAAAGGACTTTTTGTTGGAATGAAGAAAGAATTTCTCTCT TCTCCATCGGCGAAACCACAACCTCTTCTAGACCTCGATGCACTTGATGATGAcgagaaaaaagaaaatagaagccGTGCTCCGACAGCAGTAACTCACCGATCAGAGACGAAGCCTCCTGC acGATATGCAGCAACTGTACATATTGAAGATGTTAAAAGTGTAAACAGAGCTGTAGGAAAACTATTTGTTCATCTTAAGCCCCAAAAAGGCAGCGAGTCTAAGGACGTCACCATGTTGTCAATTCAAGGACGTTCAAGCACAGTCGTTAAAATGAAAGACTTTGATGATTCAAATTTTTCAGACGTCATTAAACGGCTAAAGCAGTTTGAAAAGGAACTGAACAGACAGAGAGCAGCTCAACACACCGAAATTATGAG GCTGTCAGACGAAAACCAGCTACTACGGAAGCACATGACAGACTTGCGGAAAGATCATGACAG AATTAAAGGTACACAGCCAATTTCATCGAGAGCCAAAGGTAAACAAGTCGAGATAATGGAAAAAAAATTTAGAAGTCAGAAAAAAGGAATGGAGGGCAAAATATCAGAAATAGAAAGTGAACTGCAAGTCAGTCTCGAAAA aACATTGAAAGAAAAAGACGTTCTTGAACAAATGATAATGGATGGAGTAACCCGACTGAAAACGGCTATAATTAGTTTACACAAAAAACTATGTGGTGGAGAAGGTGATGACAGAGAAATGACGACTATTACAGAAAAAGACGAAGACAGTGGCGACGAATCATCAGGCTCCCCAGGTGCGATGAGTGTTGACGAACTCATGAAGAATATTTCAAGTATAGAGGATGAGGCACAGACTTTGCAGGATCGTAATGATAGACTTCAATT GATAATCAAGGAAAAGGAATCAGAAATTCATCAATTACGAACAGCTGTAACAGATATTTCCAACGAAATTGGGAAAATGCACGGCACAGTTACACAACTCGATGGATCAGCTCACATTAAACATGGCAGAGGTTCAATTGGATCCATTTCAGTTAGCGGACTTGATACAAAGGAGAAAGAATTGGCAATAGCTAAATTACAACAAGTCAACGCCAGTATTCAACAATATAAAAg GTTATTACTAGAAGGATCAAAACCAAATCTTAAACAAAAGGATGAAATGCAACCACTTACGTTACAGATAAACAAAATGTACAATGAGTTTAAAAAAGATGTTGAAGGATTGGATTCAGAAAAGAGTGGCCTAAGTATGGACACTTTACTTGACGAACCTACTCAAAGGGATGAAGTGAACGTTATGGtgaaaaaactcacaaaaattcaaaaagcttataaaattttaaaggaaaaggAATCAGAAAAATGA
- the LOC139485000 gene encoding CAP-Gly domain-containing linker protein 1-like isoform X1, producing the protein MNDEDSYLTDPSYESTPEPVITYRKERTRIRRRTMANYKSKVQQLQLNVAQLLSKKKSLNSKVVSQEFEAFQEAVDKIQNDEGSALEVKQTLVGLEKALKKEGLFKNVKGLFVGMKKEFLSSPSAKPQPLLDLDALDDDEKKENRSRAPTAVTHRSETKPPARYAATVHIEDVKSVNRAVGKLFVHLKPQKGSESKDVTMLSIQGRSSTVVKMKDFDDSNFSDVIKRLKQFEKELNRQRAAQHTEIMRLSDENQLLRKHMTDLRKDHDRIKGTQPISSRAKGKQVEIMEKKFRSQKKGMEGKISEIESELQVSLEKTLKEKDVLEQMIMDGVTRLKTAIISLHKKLCGGEGDDREMTTITEKDEDSGDESSGSPGAMSVDELMKNISSIEDEAQTLQDRNDRLQLIIKEKESEIHQLRTAVTDISNEIGKMHGTVTQLDGSAHIKHGRGSIGSISVSGLDTKEKELAIAKLQQVNASIQQYKRLLLEGSKPNLKQKDEMQPLTLQINKMYNEFKKDVEGLDSEKSGLSMDTLLDEPTQRDEVNVMVKKLTKIQKAYKILKEKESEK; encoded by the exons atgGCAAATTATAAATCCAAAGTACAACAGTTACAGTTAAATGTAGCTCAGCTTCTCTCCAAAAAGAAGTCGTTAAATTCCAAAGTTGTTTCACAAGAGTTTGAAGCATTTCAAGAGGCGGTTGATAAG ATTCAGAATGATGAAGGGTCTGCCCTTGAAGTCAAACAAACACTTGTAGGATTGGAAAAAGCTTTAAAGAAAGAGGGTTTGTTCAAAAATGTTAAAGGACTTTTTGTTGGAATGAAGAAAGAATTTCTCTCT TCTCCATCGGCGAAACCACAACCTCTTCTAGACCTCGATGCACTTGATGATGAcgagaaaaaagaaaatagaagccGTGCTCCGACAGCAGTAACTCACCGATCAGAGACGAAGCCTCCTGC acGATATGCAGCAACTGTACATATTGAAGATGTTAAAAGTGTAAACAGAGCTGTAGGAAAACTATTTGTTCATCTTAAGCCCCAAAAAGGCAGCGAGTCTAAGGACGTCACCATGTTGTCAATTCAAGGACGTTCAAGCACAGTCGTTAAAATGAAAGACTTTGATGATTCAAATTTTTCAGACGTCATTAAACGGCTAAAGCAGTTTGAAAAGGAACTGAACAGACAGAGAGCAGCTCAACACACCGAAATTATGAG GCTGTCAGACGAAAACCAGCTACTACGGAAGCACATGACAGACTTGCGGAAAGATCATGACAG AATTAAAGGTACACAGCCAATTTCATCGAGAGCCAAAGGTAAACAAGTCGAGATAATGGAAAAAAAATTTAGAAGTCAGAAAAAAGGAATGGAGGGCAAAATATCAGAAATAGAAAGTGAACTGCAAGTCAGTCTCGAAAA aACATTGAAAGAAAAAGACGTTCTTGAACAAATGATAATGGATGGAGTAACCCGACTGAAAACGGCTATAATTAGTTTACACAAAAAACTATGTGGTGGAGAAGGTGATGACAGAGAAATGACGACTATTACAGAAAAAGACGAAGACAGTGGCGACGAATCATCAGGCTCCCCAGGTGCGATGAGTGTTGACGAACTCATGAAGAATATTTCAAGTATAGAGGATGAGGCACAGACTTTGCAGGATCGTAATGATAGACTTCAATT GATAATCAAGGAAAAGGAATCAGAAATTCATCAATTACGAACAGCTGTAACAGATATTTCCAACGAAATTGGGAAAATGCACGGCACAGTTACACAACTCGATGGATCAGCTCACATTAAACATGGCAGAGGTTCAATTGGATCCATTTCAGTTAGCGGACTTGATACAAAGGAGAAAGAATTGGCAATAGCTAAATTACAACAAGTCAACGCCAGTATTCAACAATATAAAAg GTTATTACTAGAAGGATCAAAACCAAATCTTAAACAAAAGGATGAAATGCAACCACTTACGTTACAGATAAACAAAATGTACAATGAGTTTAAAAAAGATGTTGAAGGATTGGATTCAGAAAAGAGTGGCCTAAGTATGGACACTTTACTTGACGAACCTACTCAAAGGGATGAAGTGAACGTTATGGtgaaaaaactcacaaaaattcaaaaagcttataaaattttaaaggaaaaggAATCAGAAAAATGA
- the LOC139485000 gene encoding CAP-Gly domain-containing linker protein 1-like isoform X4, whose translation MAESKHNFLLIHDNSRLSKLSTSSKMANYKSKVQQLQLNVAQLLSKKKSLNSKVVSQEFEAFQEAVDKIQNDEGSALEVKQTLVGLEKALKKEGLFKNVKGLFVGMKKEFLSSPSAKPQPLLDLDALDDDEKKENRSRAPTAVTHRSETKPPARYAATVHIEDVKSVNRAVGKLFVHLKPQKGSESKDVTMLSIQGRSSTVVKMKDFDDSNFSDVIKRLKQFEKELNRQRAAQHTEIMRLSDENQLLRKHMTDLRKDHDRIKGTQPISSRAKGKQVEIMEKKFRSQKKGMEGKISEIESELQVSLEKTLKEKDVLEQMIMDGVTRLKTAIISLHKKLCGGEGDDREMTTITEKDEDSGDESSGSPGAMSVDELMKNISSIEDEAQTLQDRNDRLQLIIKEKESEIHQLRTAVTDISNEIGKMHGTVTQLDGSAHIKHGRGSIGSISVSGLDTKEKELAIAKLQQVNASIQQYKRLLLEGSKPNLKQKDEMQPLTLQINKMYNEFKKDVEGLDSEKSGLSMDTLLDEPTQRDEVNVMVKKLTKIQKAYKILKEKESEK comes from the exons atgGCAAATTATAAATCCAAAGTACAACAGTTACAGTTAAATGTAGCTCAGCTTCTCTCCAAAAAGAAGTCGTTAAATTCCAAAGTTGTTTCACAAGAGTTTGAAGCATTTCAAGAGGCGGTTGATAAG ATTCAGAATGATGAAGGGTCTGCCCTTGAAGTCAAACAAACACTTGTAGGATTGGAAAAAGCTTTAAAGAAAGAGGGTTTGTTCAAAAATGTTAAAGGACTTTTTGTTGGAATGAAGAAAGAATTTCTCTCT TCTCCATCGGCGAAACCACAACCTCTTCTAGACCTCGATGCACTTGATGATGAcgagaaaaaagaaaatagaagccGTGCTCCGACAGCAGTAACTCACCGATCAGAGACGAAGCCTCCTGC acGATATGCAGCAACTGTACATATTGAAGATGTTAAAAGTGTAAACAGAGCTGTAGGAAAACTATTTGTTCATCTTAAGCCCCAAAAAGGCAGCGAGTCTAAGGACGTCACCATGTTGTCAATTCAAGGACGTTCAAGCACAGTCGTTAAAATGAAAGACTTTGATGATTCAAATTTTTCAGACGTCATTAAACGGCTAAAGCAGTTTGAAAAGGAACTGAACAGACAGAGAGCAGCTCAACACACCGAAATTATGAG GCTGTCAGACGAAAACCAGCTACTACGGAAGCACATGACAGACTTGCGGAAAGATCATGACAG AATTAAAGGTACACAGCCAATTTCATCGAGAGCCAAAGGTAAACAAGTCGAGATAATGGAAAAAAAATTTAGAAGTCAGAAAAAAGGAATGGAGGGCAAAATATCAGAAATAGAAAGTGAACTGCAAGTCAGTCTCGAAAA aACATTGAAAGAAAAAGACGTTCTTGAACAAATGATAATGGATGGAGTAACCCGACTGAAAACGGCTATAATTAGTTTACACAAAAAACTATGTGGTGGAGAAGGTGATGACAGAGAAATGACGACTATTACAGAAAAAGACGAAGACAGTGGCGACGAATCATCAGGCTCCCCAGGTGCGATGAGTGTTGACGAACTCATGAAGAATATTTCAAGTATAGAGGATGAGGCACAGACTTTGCAGGATCGTAATGATAGACTTCAATT GATAATCAAGGAAAAGGAATCAGAAATTCATCAATTACGAACAGCTGTAACAGATATTTCCAACGAAATTGGGAAAATGCACGGCACAGTTACACAACTCGATGGATCAGCTCACATTAAACATGGCAGAGGTTCAATTGGATCCATTTCAGTTAGCGGACTTGATACAAAGGAGAAAGAATTGGCAATAGCTAAATTACAACAAGTCAACGCCAGTATTCAACAATATAAAAg GTTATTACTAGAAGGATCAAAACCAAATCTTAAACAAAAGGATGAAATGCAACCACTTACGTTACAGATAAACAAAATGTACAATGAGTTTAAAAAAGATGTTGAAGGATTGGATTCAGAAAAGAGTGGCCTAAGTATGGACACTTTACTTGACGAACCTACTCAAAGGGATGAAGTGAACGTTATGGtgaaaaaactcacaaaaattcaaaaagcttataaaattttaaaggaaaaggAATCAGAAAAATGA
- the LOC139485000 gene encoding CAP-Gly domain-containing linker protein 1-like isoform X2: MAVSYLDIFYKYCVVKKGQKSKQQYAEMANYKSKVQQLQLNVAQLLSKKKSLNSKVVSQEFEAFQEAVDKIQNDEGSALEVKQTLVGLEKALKKEGLFKNVKGLFVGMKKEFLSSPSAKPQPLLDLDALDDDEKKENRSRAPTAVTHRSETKPPARYAATVHIEDVKSVNRAVGKLFVHLKPQKGSESKDVTMLSIQGRSSTVVKMKDFDDSNFSDVIKRLKQFEKELNRQRAAQHTEIMRLSDENQLLRKHMTDLRKDHDRIKGTQPISSRAKGKQVEIMEKKFRSQKKGMEGKISEIESELQVSLEKTLKEKDVLEQMIMDGVTRLKTAIISLHKKLCGGEGDDREMTTITEKDEDSGDESSGSPGAMSVDELMKNISSIEDEAQTLQDRNDRLQLIIKEKESEIHQLRTAVTDISNEIGKMHGTVTQLDGSAHIKHGRGSIGSISVSGLDTKEKELAIAKLQQVNASIQQYKRLLLEGSKPNLKQKDEMQPLTLQINKMYNEFKKDVEGLDSEKSGLSMDTLLDEPTQRDEVNVMVKKLTKIQKAYKILKEKESEK; encoded by the exons atgGCAAATTATAAATCCAAAGTACAACAGTTACAGTTAAATGTAGCTCAGCTTCTCTCCAAAAAGAAGTCGTTAAATTCCAAAGTTGTTTCACAAGAGTTTGAAGCATTTCAAGAGGCGGTTGATAAG ATTCAGAATGATGAAGGGTCTGCCCTTGAAGTCAAACAAACACTTGTAGGATTGGAAAAAGCTTTAAAGAAAGAGGGTTTGTTCAAAAATGTTAAAGGACTTTTTGTTGGAATGAAGAAAGAATTTCTCTCT TCTCCATCGGCGAAACCACAACCTCTTCTAGACCTCGATGCACTTGATGATGAcgagaaaaaagaaaatagaagccGTGCTCCGACAGCAGTAACTCACCGATCAGAGACGAAGCCTCCTGC acGATATGCAGCAACTGTACATATTGAAGATGTTAAAAGTGTAAACAGAGCTGTAGGAAAACTATTTGTTCATCTTAAGCCCCAAAAAGGCAGCGAGTCTAAGGACGTCACCATGTTGTCAATTCAAGGACGTTCAAGCACAGTCGTTAAAATGAAAGACTTTGATGATTCAAATTTTTCAGACGTCATTAAACGGCTAAAGCAGTTTGAAAAGGAACTGAACAGACAGAGAGCAGCTCAACACACCGAAATTATGAG GCTGTCAGACGAAAACCAGCTACTACGGAAGCACATGACAGACTTGCGGAAAGATCATGACAG AATTAAAGGTACACAGCCAATTTCATCGAGAGCCAAAGGTAAACAAGTCGAGATAATGGAAAAAAAATTTAGAAGTCAGAAAAAAGGAATGGAGGGCAAAATATCAGAAATAGAAAGTGAACTGCAAGTCAGTCTCGAAAA aACATTGAAAGAAAAAGACGTTCTTGAACAAATGATAATGGATGGAGTAACCCGACTGAAAACGGCTATAATTAGTTTACACAAAAAACTATGTGGTGGAGAAGGTGATGACAGAGAAATGACGACTATTACAGAAAAAGACGAAGACAGTGGCGACGAATCATCAGGCTCCCCAGGTGCGATGAGTGTTGACGAACTCATGAAGAATATTTCAAGTATAGAGGATGAGGCACAGACTTTGCAGGATCGTAATGATAGACTTCAATT GATAATCAAGGAAAAGGAATCAGAAATTCATCAATTACGAACAGCTGTAACAGATATTTCCAACGAAATTGGGAAAATGCACGGCACAGTTACACAACTCGATGGATCAGCTCACATTAAACATGGCAGAGGTTCAATTGGATCCATTTCAGTTAGCGGACTTGATACAAAGGAGAAAGAATTGGCAATAGCTAAATTACAACAAGTCAACGCCAGTATTCAACAATATAAAAg GTTATTACTAGAAGGATCAAAACCAAATCTTAAACAAAAGGATGAAATGCAACCACTTACGTTACAGATAAACAAAATGTACAATGAGTTTAAAAAAGATGTTGAAGGATTGGATTCAGAAAAGAGTGGCCTAAGTATGGACACTTTACTTGACGAACCTACTCAAAGGGATGAAGTGAACGTTATGGtgaaaaaactcacaaaaattcaaaaagcttataaaattttaaaggaaaaggAATCAGAAAAATGA